The following DNA comes from Halorhabdus tiamatea SARL4B.
GCCCCGTCGCAGCCGTCTCGGAGCCCAGGGCCTGGAGGAACTGGGAGACGTTGACGCCGTTGCCACCCGAGGTGAACTGTGCCTCGACGCTGCGCTGGACGCTCTCGGATTCGAGCCCCGTGTTCATCTTGATCGTCTGATCGACGGCGGGGTTCAGGGTGACAGTCACTATCATGTACCTGAGTCCAGTAGGAGTGGTCTCCTGAATCTTCCGCTCTTCTCAATTCTTCGGCCGTGGTCTCCCAGACTCGCCACCTCGATCGGCGAGACGCCTCGCTGCGCCCGAAAGATATTTACTACTGGCTCCAAATTTAGTTACTAAGGATCTGAGTAACACATGAGCGAGACACACGACGCCGACTACGACCATCTCGAGGACGTCGAGGACGGGTGTGGCTGTGCGGAGATCTGGGAGACGATGAGCAAGCAGCGCGAGCCCACGGCTGAGACGGGCGTCACCGACGACTGAGGCCTGAACGTTCTGCTGTCGTGCGGTTGTTGGACTCCTCGCGAGTCGTTCGAGTTGCGACCGTTCGTTTCGAACAGTGTCGCCCTGCCCCTACCGTTTCCAGCGGTCGATCCCGAACGTGACCGTACTCACGAGGATCGCGACCACCAGCACGGCGGGATCCGAGGAGACGAACAGCCCCGGCGTGGGTGGGCGGACCCAGAGCGGATACAGGTAGAAGTTCGCGAAGCCATCCGCGTAGACGCGCAGGCCGTCGATCACGAGTGAGAACCCACCACTGGCAAGCAGAACGGCGTAGGCCGTCCGTCGCCACTGCTCGCCAAAGAGGAGTGCGATGATCCCCGCGACGACCACCACCCCCGCGACGCTCGCCACCGGCGAGTAATCGAAGGGGAGTCCGATCGCGTTCTCGATCACGTCCGCGTCGACGAGAATCTCGATCTTCACGAGATCCGGAATCGCGGCCCCGCCCATCGCGACGACCACCCAGCGACGATCCAGCCCGTCGAGCCACCAGCCGGCGATCGTAAACGCCGCATACGTCACCAGGACGGTCGACAGCAGTTCAGCCATCCCGACGCACCTCGAAGGTCCACGTATCCCGATCGATGCGCCAGTACCGGAAGAACGCGACGACGAGGAGAACGGCCCCGAGCACGGAGACGCCGTACTTGTACCACTCCGCGCCGCTGGACGAATTCACCACGACGACGCGCTCGGCGTCGACGGTCCGCTCGGTGGTGAGTTCGCCCAGTACCTGCACGACACCGCCGGGTTCGACGGTCCGGTCGAACGACTGGACCGACAGCGAGAACGACCCCGAGTCAGCCTCGACGCTGATCGTCGCCGTCCCCGCGTCACCGTCGACGGCTGTCACCGTCCCGAAGAGGAACACCTCCTCGCCGACGTGTTCGGCCGGCTGACTGGCGAGGGCGTCCTCGTCCGGGTAGGGCCAGTGGTCGTCCTCGACCGCGCCGTAGTGGACGCCCATGCCCACGAGGAGTCCGACGAACCCGAGGACGAGCAGGCCACGCTGCCACTGGTTCACGAGGATGGGTGGGATGGGGCGGGCAATGTAGGTTTTCCTTCCGGCTTCAATTCGACCCAGGAGGAAGCTGCGGCGGACAGACAACCGACGCACGTAAGAGCCGCTGCGCCCCACCTCAGTCCATGCGCCAGTTCGTCGTGATCGGACACGAGGCACCGACGACGCCTGACTTCCCGCTGGAGGATCTGCCGGGCGCGGCCGGCCGACTCGACCTGCTCAGCCGGTCGATCACCGCGGCGTTCCTGCGCTCGCACGGCTTTCGAAAGGACGTTCGATTTCGCTTAGTGCTCGGCGACGAGTTCACGCTTCGCTTCGAGGGGCGGGAGTTGCAAGGCCTCAATCCCGACGAGCGGAGTACGGCCGCCCGGGTCCGGAGCGCGCTCCAGCAACGGGAGGGTGCGATCGGCCACCAGGCGGTCGAGACGTCGCCGGGGATCTATCTCTCCCGGCGGGGCGTCGAAGCGGCGCTTCGGGACGCCGCCGAGGAAGGAACGCTGCTCCAGCTCCACGAGGACGGGGCCCCGATCGTCGAGTCGGCACCCCCAGAGGATCCCGTTTTCGTCCTCTCGGATCACCGGGATTTCACTGAGGAAGAGCAAGCATTGCTCGATGAGTTGGACGCCGAACGTGTGAGTCTCGGGCCGAACGCGATCCACGCCGACCACGCGATCAGCGTCGTCCAGAACTACCTCGACACCGACGGCTACGAACAGTATTGAGTGGGTCGGTTGGGCCAGTGACGGTTCACTCGATCGTGAGTTCGCCGCTCTCTGCGTCCGCGTCGCCCGCGTTTTCGTCCCACTCGAGTTCGAGTTCGATGCTCAATTCGCCAGGCCCGTCGACCGGTCCCTCGCGTTCGGCTTTGACCTCGAAGGTCGGGTTGGCGGGCGGTTCGAGCGTAACCGCCTGCGCGCCGGCTTCCAGCGTGATCGCGTCGCCGGCCTCGAGGTTGTCGGCCACGGTGCGGAGGTACGCGGCAACGTCTTTGCGGGACATGGACTGCTCGGATTCGAAAAGCACTTCTTCGGGCATGTCAGGAGGGAGGTGCTCCACGGTGATAAGTGTTGCAGCGTCTACATACGAGTCGTCGTGGATTCGCCGGACTCGACGTGTCTCGCAAGAGTTAAAGGCGAACCTCGGCAACTATCACGTGCGGGCCGGTGGGGTAGCTTGGTATCCTTCGGCCTTCGGGTGGCCGTAACCGCGATTCGAATTCGCGCCGGCCCACTTCTCCCGCAACGCAACACGAGGAGTGATAACGACGAGTGTCTGTTGCGGGGGAGTGGCATCGCGAATTCGAAGTAGACCAGAGGCAGCCCGCGGAGTGAGCGAAGCGAGCGAGCAGGACCCTCTGGGCGTGATTCGACATTCGCGCCGGCCCATTTTCACCCCACGTCACAACCGTGAGCGACAGCGAACGGTCTGTCGTGGGTGTGAAATGGACACCAAGCGAATTCGAGCAGGGAAGTCGCAGCGCGAGCGGAGTGAGCGAGCGTCTTCCCGAGTTCGACATTCGCGCCGGCCCACTACCTTTCCCGCGAACAAACTCGTGAGCGGGAAGTCCGTGTAGCCGAGCGAATTCGAGCAGACGAGACGCGCGCAGTGGAGCGAGCACGTCTCGGCGTGTTCGACATTCGCGCCGGCCCACTACGTATATGGGCTTTTTCCCGCATTCCGAGACACGTAGCGGCCGGTTTCGGGGGTGGTCCCCGTGGCCATTGAGTTGTCCGGAGCCAAAAATCCGCGTTATCAGTGCCCAAATGAATAACTAAGCAACCGAGACGAGCTAGTTGTCGTGTTCGGGCTCACGGTACTCTTCGACGTCGATCACGTGCTTCGTCTTTGGGTGCGTGAGGTCACTGTCGCCGGAGACCACTGGCGCATCCAGTTCCCTTCCGACGGCGGGAATCAGCGCATCAAGGCCGTCCAAATATGGCCCACTCGACCCGACCTCGTCCGCGATCTCCCCCGCTGTCACGGCCGTCCGCTCGTCGACGGCGTATTTCTCACCCCACGAGAGGTCTCTACGAGCGCCGTCGACATCGCCACTCGGCAGGTTCCCCTCGCCGACGAGTGCCTCAGCGTAGGCCGGAACGGGCATCACCCAGCGTTCGTTCTCGCCTCCATTCGCCTCGTAGAAGGCTTTCGTCGCTTCGACGCCGTCCAGATAGTCGATCAGAAAGGTCGCGTCGAGGACCTTCATACCGTGTCCTCAGCTCGCTCTCGCAGCCGCTGCTTTCGCTTCTCTTGGGACTTGCGGCGGGCCTCACGGACGCGGTCGGCTTCCTCGTCGGACCACCGACCGAACCCGTCGTAGAAGTCGCCGAGCTTCTCCTCGTCGAGGACACGCTCGAGCACATCGTTGTAGCTCTCGTTCTCCCGCCGGAGGCGGTTGAGTTCTCGCTTCACCCGGTCGCTCACTCGTATCTGCTCGTCAGCGGTGGCCATTGTTACGTCAACGTTGGCGTTGACAAGGTTTAGTTGTTGGGCTCAAAACAGACACAACCGACATTGTCAGGCCTCAGCGTGCGTCTTCCCCGTGTGAGCGCAGACCCCGACAACACAGGGATATTGATAACCTGACTCCTTCAGACCCGACTCTCCAGCAGGTCCTTGATCGCGAAGTAGGCCGGCTTGGGATCGAAGTCCTCGTCGAAGAGCAGCGGGTCGTCGGTGATCGTCTGGTCGTAGTTTCGAAGCCAGGAAGCCGTGTCGTGGACGCCCCAGGTGACGAGCGTGTCACAGCCGTTGTCGAGACACGCCTCCAGGATGTCCCGGTAGTACTGGGCCTGGTGTTCGAGGTGGTTCTCGGGGACGTTCTCGCGGTCGTAGGCGACGTCCATCTCGGTGACGTGGACGTCCAGGCCGAGGTCTTTGAACCGCCGAATGTTCTCGCCGAGGGCTTCGGGGTCGACGTACTCCTGGGCGCGGAAGGCGTGCATCTGGAGGCCGACGCCGTCGATGGGGACCCCACGGTCGATGAGGCGTTCGAGGAGTGCGTAGACCCCGTCGGCCTTCTCGTTGATCTCGTCGATGCCGTAGTCGTTGTAGAAGAGGTCAGCCTCGGGGGCGACTTCGTTGGCCCACTGGAAGGCCAGGTCGATGTACTCCTCGCCCATCGCGTCGTACCACGCCGTCTCGCGCATGGTGCCGTCGTCGGCGACAGCCTCGTTGACGACGTCCCAGACGTCGACCTTCTCGCGATAGCGGCCCGCAACGGTGTGGATGTGGTCTCTGAGGAACGTTCGGAGCTGGTCGTCTGTGTAGTCCCAGGGGTAGAACCACCCCGGCGTCTGGTTGTGCCAGACGAGCGTGTGACCGCGGACCAGCAGGTCGTTTGCGACCCCGAGGTTCACGATGGCGTCGGCGTCCTCGAAATCGTAGGTATTCCGGTCGGGTCGCAGCGGCCCCATCTTGAGTGCGTTGCCAGTCGTGACGGCGTTGAACTCCCGCGTGAGCGTCTGTGCGACGTCCGGATCGTCGGGGTACTTCCTGAATGCGTCTGCCGTGATGCTTGCACCGAGCGTGAGGTCGTTCTCGTCGGCCAGTTGGCGGAGTGTCTTCTCGCTTGCCATCTCCCTGTCCGTCGAAGCGAGGGGAGAAAGTCGTTGGGGCAACCTGCTCCGTGAGGCGACATCGATTGCGGGGCATTCTGCATTCAGCCTGCCGTTTCGGCGAGAAAGCACACAGCCGAGAAACCGTTATCCGTCTGACGAGAATAGCACAGGCATGAGTCCGGAGAAAGATCCACGGCGACAGTTTTTGGCCAGTCTCGCCGCCGGAGCCATCGGACTCGCGGGCTGTACGAACCAGGAGACAACAGGCGAAGAGACGTCGACAGATGGTGATATGACCGAGGTGAATACGACGACAGATGGAGATACGACCGACGGGGAAACGCCGGCAGACGAAGACATGATGACAAGCGAGGGAAAGGGAACAGCGACAGACAGCGAAAGCGGGGGGACACCCGACACTGGAACCGAGACACCAGATGGGAAAACGTCGACTTCGACATCGACCGCGCCTGAAGCACTCGATCGACGGGACGCAAACGTCGTGGGAGTCGAGTTCGAGTCGACCGACAGTGGCGTCAGCTTCGACGTGAGCCTGAATCACGACGATAGCGGCGAGGAGGGGTACGCCAACTGGTGGCAGGTCGAGCAACTCGACGGGACGCAACTGGGTCGGCGGGAGTTGCTCCACGCTCACGCGAATCAGCCGTTCGCGCGCTCGGAGACGATCGAGATTCCTGAGGACGTAAGCTGTGTGGTTGTCCGTGGCCACGATCAGACCCACGGCTACGGCGGGCTTGCGATGCTCATCTCGCTGACTTCCGGGGAACGAACATCCATCGACCAAGGATCCGAACCGCAGTCATTCGAGACGAACGACTGTCCCTGAGTCCGGGGGAGATCACGAGCGAACCGGGACCGCTTGTCGATTGCTCAGTCCAGCTGACGGTCGAGACGACCCCGGACCGTCTCCTCGATAGTGTGACGGACTTCCCAGCCGAGAGTCTCACGCGCTGCGCTCGTATCGACGCCGAACGCCGAAACGAGTGTCTCGTCGCCGGCGCGTGGGTTCTCGACCAGTTCGACGTCTGCGTCGAGACCGTACTCGCCGGCGATCGACTGGATCCGCTCGGCAACAGTCATGATCGAAGGGTCCTCGTCGCTGGCGATCTCGTAGCGCTCGACGCCCGTTTCGCCCGCCGCGAGCTGCTCGGCGAGACGTTCGGCGCTGCGGACGTACGCCCGGGCGACGTCCTTGACGTGGATGTAGTTGCGCGCCTGCGTGCCCGGTTCGTAGACCGTGAGCGTCTCGCCCTCGAGGAGTCGACCCAGGAAGAAGTTGATGACCGTCCCCTTCGAGACGGTCTGGTCGCCGATGTGATGACTCCCGTAGAGGTTCGACTTGAGGAAGAGGTGGGCCGGGAACGCGCCATCGGCGTAGGTCTCGATGGCCTGTTCGCCGAGGACTTTCGTCCGGCCGTACCAGTTCATCGGGTCGCGTGGCTGCTCGACGGTGATCGGGAACGACTCGGGGTCGCCCAGTACAGCCATGCTGAAGGGGAAGACGAGCGCCGCGCCACGCTGCCGGCAGAACCACGCGACGTTGTGCGTCCCGACGACGTTGGTCTCGTAGGCGAGGTCGGCGTTCTCGGTACAGTCGTCGACGCCGCTGACCGCCGCCAGGTGCATGACGATGTCGCTCCCCGCGAGCGCGTCTTCGAGGCGATCACGGTCTCGAATGTCGACGTGTTCGACGGTGACGTCGCCGATCTCCCGGACGTCGCCGAGATAGAAGTTGTCGATCGCCGTGAGCTCCCAGTCGGGGTGGGCGTGCTGTAGGCGGTCGACGACGCGGGAGCCGATGAAGCCCGCCGCGCCGGTGACGGCGATCGAGAGCGGTTCGTCGGGGTCAAACGAGGCATCTTCAGTCATACGTTGATCTCCTGTCGGTCCCGGAGAACGGTGGCGAGGTCCCGGACGCCCTCTCGCAGGGTCCACTCGGGCTCGAAGCCAGTCTCGGCGAGGCGGTCGAAGTTGACGTGATAGGAGGGGCCGGGGTGTTCGTCCTCGAGGTAAGTCACGTCGACCGGTGCGACTTCCTCGCTGACGACCGCGGCGATCTCGCTGATGCGGTAGTTGCCGGCGTCGCTGCCGACGTTGTAGACGGCCTTCGGCCACGAGTCGGGGTTGCGGGCGGCGTGGGCGAACGCCCGGGCGGAATCCCGGACGTGGATGAACGGCCGCCAGTTCGATCCGTCGCCGTAGACCGTCAGCGGCCGGCCGGTCAGCGCCCGGAAGACGAAGTGGTTGACCACGAGGTTGAAGCGGACGCCCGGGGCGTAGCCGTAGTTGGTGCTCATCCGGAGCGCGGTCGCGTTCGCGCCGGTCTCGGCCGCGAACTCGGCGACGCTCTCCTCGGCGGCGACCTTCGCCTCGGCGTAGGGATTGAGCGGGTCGGGCTCGGTCGTCTCGTCGATGTCGGTCGTCGCCGCGCGGCCGTAGTTGTTACACGAGGAGGCGAAGACGAGGGTCTCGACGCCGAGTTTCCGGGCGGCGTTGACGACGTTTTCGGTGCCCTCCAGATTGACCGCCATCGTCTCCTCGCGGCGGTCGTGGGTGCTCGCCGCGCCGGTGATCGCCGCGAGGTGGATCACGGTATCGACGTCACTCATCGCGTTCTCGACGTTGCCGTACTCCCGGACGTCGCCGCGCCGGAAGTCCAGGTCGCCGTCGACGCGGGCTTCGAGTAGATGGCGTGGCGACCCGCTGGCGAGTGAGTCGAGCACGACGATCCGATCGACGTCGGGGGCATCGGCGAGCAGCGGCAGGAGGGCGCTGCCGATGTAACCCATCCCGCCCGTCACGAGGACGTCCATGGCAGACGATCAGTCCTCGTCCTCGGTCAGCACGCCCGGGAGGAACCGATCCTCGTGGGCCGTGATCCGGTCGTCGTGTTCGACCAGGGTGCCGAGGATCGACCGGACGCCCTCTTCGAAGGTGGTTCCCTGCCCGTCGATGAGGTCGGCGTAGCGGTCGTTTTCGATCTCCATCTTGTGGGTCTCGTCCTCGTCGCGGGGGTTCTCGTAGTGTTTGACGTCGACGTCGAGATCGTACTCGCCCGCGACGTCGGCGATGGTCTCGGCGACCTCGACGATGGAGATCGCACGCGTGACCTGGTTGTAGACGACGTGATCGTCGGGTCGGTCGTCGGGGTCGATGAGCGCGAGTTGTGCGAGCCCCTCGACGGCGTCCTCCATCGCGACGAACGGTTTGCGCTGCTCGCCCTTGCCGTAGACCGTCATCGGGTAGCCCGCGACGGCCTGGGCGGCGAAGCGGTGAGCGACGACGCCGAAGTAGTAGTCGAAGTCGAAGCGAGTGGCGAGGCGCGGATCGGCTTCGGTCTCCTCGATCCCCGTGCCGTAGGTGATCGCCGTCCGCACGTCCGTGATGGGGATGTCGAACTGCGAGTGCGCCAGGCGCATGTTCGCGGCGTCGTGGCTCTTGGTGAGGTGGTACCAGCTGCCCGCCATTGCCGGGAACGGGACTTCGTCGTCCTCGCCCTGGTTCTCCATCGTCGCGCCACCCTCGGGGATCGGGAACTCGGGCGCGCCGTAGACGCCGGTCGTCGTGGTCTCGATGAAGTGAGTGTCCGTCAGGTCGTGTTCTTCGAGGCCCCACAGCAGATTGCGGGTGGCCTGCATGTTGTTGTGCTGGGTGTAGTTGGCCCGCTCGCCGTTGATCTGGGAATAGGGCGCGGATGGCTGTGCGGCCGTGTGCACGATGGTGTCCGGTTCGTGGACGGCCAGGAGTTCGTCGACGAAGGACTTCTCGACGAGATCGCCCTCGACGAAGGAGAGGTTCGTGATGTCGTGAACTTCCTCTGCGGCCTCGATGCGCTCGTCGATCGAGGCGATCGGGACGCCGCTG
Coding sequences within:
- a CDS encoding single stranded DNA-binding domain-containing protein, which encodes MNQWQRGLLVLGFVGLLVGMGVHYGAVEDDHWPYPDEDALASQPAEHVGEEVFLFGTVTAVDGDAGTATISVEADSGSFSLSVQSFDRTVEPGGVVQVLGELTTERTVDAERVVVVNSSSGAEWYKYGVSVLGAVLLVVAFFRYWRIDRDTWTFEVRRDG
- the trmY gene encoding tRNA (pseudouridine(54)-N(1))-methyltransferase TrmY → MRQFVVIGHEAPTTPDFPLEDLPGAAGRLDLLSRSITAAFLRSHGFRKDVRFRLVLGDEFTLRFEGRELQGLNPDERSTAARVRSALQQREGAIGHQAVETSPGIYLSRRGVEAALRDAAEEGTLLQLHEDGAPIVESAPPEDPVFVLSDHRDFTEEEQALLDELDAERVSLGPNAIHADHAISVVQNYLDTDGYEQY
- a CDS encoding amphi-Trp domain-containing protein — its product is MPEEVLFESEQSMSRKDVAAYLRTVADNLEAGDAITLEAGAQAVTLEPPANPTFEVKAEREGPVDGPGELSIELELEWDENAGDADAESGELTIE
- a CDS encoding PIN domain-containing protein; translated protein: MKVLDATFLIDYLDGVEATKAFYEANGGENERWVMPVPAYAEALVGEGNLPSGDVDGARRDLSWGEKYAVDERTAVTAGEIADEVGSSGPYLDGLDALIPAVGRELDAPVVSGDSDLTHPKTKHVIDVEEYREPEHDN
- a CDS encoding antitoxin VapB family protein; this encodes MATADEQIRVSDRVKRELNRLRRENESYNDVLERVLDEEKLGDFYDGFGRWSDEEADRVREARRKSQEKRKQRLRERAEDTV
- a CDS encoding endo-1,4-beta-xylanase, with protein sequence MASEKTLRQLADENDLTLGASITADAFRKYPDDPDVAQTLTREFNAVTTGNALKMGPLRPDRNTYDFEDADAIVNLGVANDLLVRGHTLVWHNQTPGWFYPWDYTDDQLRTFLRDHIHTVAGRYREKVDVWDVVNEAVADDGTMRETAWYDAMGEEYIDLAFQWANEVAPEADLFYNDYGIDEINEKADGVYALLERLIDRGVPIDGVGLQMHAFRAQEYVDPEALGENIRRFKDLGLDVHVTEMDVAYDRENVPENHLEHQAQYYRDILEACLDNGCDTLVTWGVHDTASWLRNYDQTITDDPLLFDEDFDPKPAYFAIKDLLESRV
- a CDS encoding NAD-dependent epimerase/dehydratase family protein, with amino-acid sequence MTEDASFDPDEPLSIAVTGAAGFIGSRVVDRLQHAHPDWELTAIDNFYLGDVREIGDVTVEHVDIRDRDRLEDALAGSDIVMHLAAVSGVDDCTENADLAYETNVVGTHNVAWFCRQRGAALVFPFSMAVLGDPESFPITVEQPRDPMNWYGRTKVLGEQAIETYADGAFPAHLFLKSNLYGSHHIGDQTVSKGTVINFFLGRLLEGETLTVYEPGTQARNYIHVKDVARAYVRSAERLAEQLAAGETGVERYEIASDEDPSIMTVAERIQSIAGEYGLDADVELVENPRAGDETLVSAFGVDTSAARETLGWEVRHTIEETVRGRLDRQLD
- a CDS encoding NAD-dependent epimerase/dehydratase family protein — its product is MDVLVTGGMGYIGSALLPLLADAPDVDRIVVLDSLASGSPRHLLEARVDGDLDFRRGDVREYGNVENAMSDVDTVIHLAAITGAASTHDRREETMAVNLEGTENVVNAARKLGVETLVFASSCNNYGRAATTDIDETTEPDPLNPYAEAKVAAEESVAEFAAETGANATALRMSTNYGYAPGVRFNLVVNHFVFRALTGRPLTVYGDGSNWRPFIHVRDSARAFAHAARNPDSWPKAVYNVGSDAGNYRISEIAAVVSEEVAPVDVTYLEDEHPGPSYHVNFDRLAETGFEPEWTLREGVRDLATVLRDRQEINV
- a CDS encoding NAD-dependent epimerase/dehydratase family protein, yielding MTIIVTGGDGHIGWPTALRIATRTDDRVILVDNFARREWVEEVGSVSGVPIASIDERIEAAEEVHDITNLSFVEGDLVEKSFVDELLAVHEPDTIVHTAAQPSAPYSQINGERANYTQHNNMQATRNLLWGLEEHDLTDTHFIETTTTGVYGAPEFPIPEGGATMENQGEDDEVPFPAMAGSWYHLTKSHDAANMRLAHSQFDIPITDVRTAITYGTGIEETEADPRLATRFDFDYYFGVVAHRFAAQAVAGYPMTVYGKGEQRKPFVAMEDAVEGLAQLALIDPDDRPDDHVVYNQVTRAISIVEVAETIADVAGEYDLDVDVKHYENPRDEDETHKMEIENDRYADLIDGQGTTFEEGVRSILGTLVEHDDRITAHEDRFLPGVLTEDED